One window of Aricia agestis chromosome 20, ilAriAges1.1, whole genome shotgun sequence genomic DNA carries:
- the LOC121737116 gene encoding bis(5'-nucleosyl)-tetraphosphatase [asymmetrical] codes for MSPTRAAGLVIYRYTNQVIQFLMLQTSYGAHHWTPPKGHVDPGESDWVTALRETQEEAGFTAEDLEIYKTISKSLHYEVNGKPKEVVYWLAKLKIPEQKVTLSDEHQDLKWLPLHQAQEISGFEDMKNLLADFHEEASKMI; via the exons ATGTCACCTACGAGAGCAGCAGGATTAGTTATTTATAGATATACAAATCAAGTAATACAGTTTCTGATGTTACAAACATCCTATGGGGCTCACCATTGGACCCCTCCAAAGG GTCATGTGGACCCAGGAGAATCAGACTGGGTAACAGCACTTCGGGAAACTCAAGAAGAGGCTGGTTTTACTGCTGAGGATCTAGag atTTATAAAACCATATCGAAATCACTGCACTATGAAGTTAATGGAAAGCCAAAAGAGGTTGTATACTGGCTAGCAAAACTTAAAATTCCCGAACAGAAAGTGACTTTATCAGATGAACATCAAGATTTAAAGTGGTTGCCATTGCATCAAGCTCAAGAAATCTCAGGATTTGAAGACATGAAGAACTTGTTAGCTGATTTCCATGAAGAGGCTTCTAAAATGATTTAG